From Thermoplasmata archaeon, a single genomic window includes:
- the trpD gene encoding anthranilate phosphoribosyltransferase — MIGSLLERAADGRPLRPVEVRSAVDLLVRDSTSDVERAALLAALATRGETSAEIAAFARELQRRSIPFPGPRANRAIDLCGSGGARRPAFNVGTVSSFVVRAAGVPVAKHGNRSLRGARLGYAGSSDLIEALGLPYLTSRAFARESYRREGITFLHAPLFHPAIDAVGPVRRALGIRTLFNQLGPLTNPARVSYQVVGTPDRATARSVASILPRLGVHDGATIVASDATDEFSPTRPSELFLWSGTRRHRLRVDPHRYLDPDDRRGSNGPLPARESAAETERILAGGGGARRGSILLTSALGLWVRGAAPTLRAGVARATDALDSGNAEALLGRLRELGASRIWAGEE, encoded by the coding sequence ATGATCGGTTCGCTGCTGGAGAGGGCGGCTGACGGCCGGCCGCTGCGCCCCGTGGAGGTCCGCTCCGCGGTCGATCTCTTGGTTCGTGATTCGACCTCCGACGTCGAACGCGCGGCGCTCCTCGCCGCGCTCGCGACGCGCGGCGAGACGTCCGCCGAGATCGCGGCCTTCGCGCGCGAGCTCCAGCGCCGTTCGATCCCGTTCCCCGGCCCGCGCGCAAATCGGGCGATCGATCTCTGTGGATCGGGCGGAGCGCGACGCCCCGCGTTCAACGTGGGCACCGTATCTTCTTTCGTGGTCCGCGCGGCGGGCGTGCCCGTGGCGAAGCATGGAAACCGGAGCTTGCGCGGAGCCCGCCTCGGCTACGCCGGATCGAGCGATCTGATCGAGGCGCTCGGCCTTCCCTACCTCACGTCGCGGGCGTTCGCCCGGGAGAGCTACCGTCGCGAGGGGATCACGTTCCTGCACGCGCCGCTCTTCCATCCCGCGATCGACGCGGTGGGACCCGTGCGCCGCGCCCTCGGGATCCGCACCCTGTTCAACCAGCTCGGTCCGCTCACGAACCCGGCACGAGTCTCCTACCAGGTCGTCGGGACTCCCGATCGCGCCACGGCCCGGTCCGTGGCATCGATCCTTCCCCGGCTCGGCGTCCACGACGGGGCCACGATCGTTGCCTCGGACGCGACGGATGAGTTCTCCCCCACGAGGCCCTCCGAACTGTTCCTGTGGAGCGGTACCCGCCGGCATCGGCTCCGAGTGGACCCCCACCGCTACCTCGATCCGGACGACCGCCGGGGCTCGAACGGTCCGCTTCCGGCCCGGGAGTCGGCCGCCGAGACCGAGCGGATCCTCGCGGGAGGGGGCGGTGCCCGCCGGGGGAGCATCCTCCTCACGAGCGCCCTCGGGCTGTGGGTGCGGGGCGCCGCTCCGACGCTGCGAGCCGGCGTCGCCCGCGCTACCGACGCGCTCGATTCCGGCAACGCCGAAGCGCTGCTCGGCCGGCTCCGTGAGCTCGGCGCTTCGCGCATCTGGGCGGGGGAGGAGTAG
- a CDS encoding phosphoribosylanthranilate isomerase: protein MTTFVKFCGLSDAATIALVPEGGAAGFVIDVPGSPRAIPLERAAKLAEVVPSDREIWAVTVDPSVELILRIFEEMGTDRVQVHGRIPDGLDTVLRRHIVPSLAIPRPGSGDPTPELPGTDLASLVHLDAAGGALPGGGGVVPDWEICARIIASAPGRKIVLGGGLTPENVESALSTVAPWGVDVSSGIESAPGRKDPTRMLAFLGAVRRWEAHHA, encoded by the coding sequence GTGACGACCTTCGTGAAGTTCTGCGGATTGAGCGATGCCGCGACGATCGCGCTCGTGCCCGAAGGCGGGGCCGCGGGGTTCGTGATTGACGTGCCCGGCTCCCCGCGCGCGATCCCTCTGGAGCGGGCGGCGAAGCTCGCCGAGGTCGTGCCGAGCGACCGCGAGATCTGGGCGGTGACGGTCGATCCGAGCGTCGAACTGATCCTACGGATCTTCGAAGAGATGGGAACGGACCGGGTGCAAGTGCACGGTCGGATCCCCGACGGGCTCGATACGGTCCTTCGGCGTCACATCGTCCCGTCACTGGCGATTCCCCGGCCGGGGAGCGGCGATCCCACTCCCGAGCTTCCTGGGACCGATCTCGCCTCCCTCGTCCACTTGGACGCCGCGGGCGGCGCCCTGCCGGGAGGAGGCGGCGTAGTTCCGGACTGGGAGATCTGCGCCCGGATCATCGCGAGCGCCCCCGGCCGAAAGATCGTGCTCGGTGGGGGACTCACCCCCGAGAACGTGGAGAGCGCGCTCTCGACCGTAGCCCCGTGGGGAGTGGACGTCTCGAGTGGGATCGAATCCGCTCCCGGGAGGAAAGATCCGACGCGCATGCTCGCGTTCTTGGGGGCCGTGCGACGCTGGGAGGCCCATCATGCCTAG
- the trpB gene encoding tryptophan synthase subunit beta, translated as MPRRFGPYGGAFVPETLVPALSELEHEWRAARRDPRFRAELRRLSRTLAGRPTPLYFARRLTERARGAEIWLKREDLVHGGAHKFNNALGQGLLAKRMGKPRLIAETGAGQHGVATAMIGAALGLETEVYMGEVDMERQRPNVLRMELLGAKVRPVTTGQRTLKDAINAALRDWISSVRTTHYLLGSAVGPHPFPSIVAEFQSVIGREIAVQSRAAFGRLPDLAVACVGGGSNAIGTFHPLRRTDVEFLGVEAGGSRHHGAGAASLAHGRPGILHGAYSYVLQDREGQISETESISAGLDYAGVGPEHAWLKDSGRARYIAVHDDEALRAFHWLAEDEGILPALEPSHALFAAVAEARRRPARQKIVVTLSGRGDKDLEVVGRAASR; from the coding sequence ATGCCTAGGCGGTTCGGCCCCTACGGGGGAGCCTTTGTCCCCGAGACCCTGGTCCCGGCGCTGTCCGAGCTCGAACACGAGTGGCGCGCCGCGCGGCGAGATCCGAGGTTCCGCGCCGAGCTTCGCCGCCTCTCCCGCACGCTCGCCGGCCGACCCACACCTCTGTACTTCGCCCGCCGGCTCACCGAGCGGGCCCGAGGCGCGGAGATCTGGCTCAAGCGGGAGGATCTCGTGCACGGCGGCGCGCACAAGTTCAACAACGCGCTCGGCCAGGGCCTGCTCGCGAAGCGGATGGGCAAGCCGCGCCTGATCGCCGAGACCGGTGCGGGGCAGCACGGGGTAGCGACCGCGATGATCGGAGCCGCGCTCGGGCTCGAGACCGAGGTGTACATGGGCGAGGTCGACATGGAGCGCCAACGGCCCAACGTCCTCCGGATGGAGCTGCTCGGCGCGAAGGTCCGGCCCGTAACGACGGGCCAGCGGACCCTCAAGGACGCGATCAACGCCGCGCTCCGGGACTGGATCTCGAGCGTTCGGACGACCCACTACCTACTGGGTTCCGCCGTAGGGCCGCATCCGTTCCCATCGATCGTCGCGGAGTTCCAGAGCGTGATCGGACGGGAGATCGCGGTGCAATCCCGCGCGGCGTTCGGCCGGCTCCCCGACCTCGCGGTCGCGTGCGTCGGCGGCGGATCCAACGCGATCGGCACGTTCCATCCGTTGCGACGCACGGACGTCGAGTTCCTGGGCGTAGAGGCCGGAGGATCTCGCCACCACGGGGCCGGCGCGGCGTCCCTCGCCCACGGACGGCCCGGGATCTTGCACGGGGCCTACTCCTACGTCCTGCAAGACCGGGAGGGACAGATCTCCGAGACGGAGAGCATCAGCGCCGGGCTCGACTACGCCGGCGTCGGCCCCGAGCACGCATGGCTGAAGGACAGCGGGCGGGCCCGGTACATCGCGGTCCACGACGACGAAGCCCTGCGCGCATTCCATTGGCTCGCCGAGGACGAAGGGATCCTGCCCGCCCTGGAACCCTCGCATGCCCTGTTCGCCGCGGTCGCGGAGGCGCGACGGCGTCCCGCCCGGCAGAAGATCGTCGTCACGCTCTCCGGCCGCGGCGACAAGGACCTGGAGGTGGTCGGGCGTGCCGCGAGTCGCTGA
- the trpA gene encoding tryptophan synthase subunit alpha, producing the protein MPRVADALSLARSQGRAALVPYVMVDRARTRRLRSVVEAALEAGASTLELGFPFSDPIADGPILQATADRALSNGTDWSDLVESLEIASALLPTAVMSYANPFWRHGLDHSLPSIARAGASGLIVPDLSLEEAPPWIDAAGRHSIDLVLLAAPGVSERRTVRLARATRGFLYLVARYGTTGTARSAERIDLTPIVRTAHRAAPRTPVLIGFGIKDPATTAQALAYGADGVIVASALEERFVRSFGAATVRRVLGPIARTLRAHGA; encoded by the coding sequence GTGCCGCGAGTCGCTGACGCGCTCTCCCTCGCTCGTTCGCAGGGACGCGCGGCCCTGGTCCCGTACGTCATGGTCGACCGGGCCCGCACGCGTCGGCTCCGCTCGGTCGTCGAGGCCGCGCTCGAGGCGGGGGCTTCGACGCTCGAGCTGGGATTCCCGTTCTCCGATCCGATCGCGGATGGGCCGATCCTGCAGGCGACCGCGGACCGGGCCCTCTCGAATGGCACCGACTGGAGCGATCTCGTCGAGTCGCTCGAGATCGCGAGCGCGCTCCTCCCGACCGCGGTCATGAGCTACGCGAACCCATTTTGGCGGCACGGGCTCGACCACTCGCTCCCGAGCATCGCGCGCGCGGGTGCGTCGGGCCTCATCGTTCCGGACCTGTCGCTGGAAGAAGCGCCGCCCTGGATCGACGCGGCCGGCCGCCATTCGATCGATCTCGTCCTCCTGGCGGCGCCGGGGGTCTCGGAGAGGCGCACGGTCCGTCTCGCGCGAGCGACCCGCGGATTCCTGTACCTCGTGGCGCGCTACGGGACCACGGGGACGGCACGCTCGGCCGAGCGGATCGACCTGACCCCGATCGTTCGGACGGCCCACCGGGCCGCGCCGAGGACCCCGGTCCTGATCGGGTTCGGGATCAAGGATCCCGCGACGACCGCGCAGGCGCTCGCGTACGGGGCCGACGGGGTCATCGTCGCGAGCGCGCTCGAGGAGCGCTTCGTCCGATCCTTCGGAGCGGCGACGGTCCGGCGCGTGCTCGGGCCGATCGCACGTACGCTTCGCGCGCACGGCGCGTGA
- a CDS encoding M20 family metallopeptidase → MAPVAGRWTRSTRRVLPQMRAWRIAFHEDPELSDQETHTRDRVVSALRALSLDPITYGDGFNGVLAMIVGDRPGSVVALRADMDALPVSEETGLAFRSRNPGRMHACGHDVHMSALLGAAAVLARHRSELRGAVKLLFQPAEEEGEKGGALPFLERGCFERPKVDYVVGQHVDPAVPLGSIGTRVGPAMAAADRFRIRIRGHGGHAAAPHLGPDAVLVASEIVVGLQALVSRVRSPVDPVVVSVGQIHGGTRHNILPDEVVLDGTVRTFRPATRERMEVALRRRVRSIAASLEAKVRIEYYRGYPALWNPAGPTRVITGALRSEFGVGRVIELEEPVMGAEDFARYLERVPGTFFQLGVGVAGRSAGLHSAQFAPPEAALVYGAAALLAATEALQRNPP, encoded by the coding sequence ATGGCTCCGGTCGCCGGCCGGTGGACGCGCTCCACCCGACGCGTGCTACCCCAGATGCGGGCGTGGCGGATCGCCTTTCACGAGGACCCCGAACTCTCCGACCAAGAGACCCACACGCGCGATCGGGTCGTCTCAGCGCTCCGGGCCTTGAGCCTCGATCCGATCACGTACGGCGACGGTTTCAACGGGGTCCTCGCGATGATCGTCGGGGATCGACCGGGTTCCGTGGTGGCCCTGCGGGCGGACATGGACGCCCTGCCGGTGAGCGAAGAGACCGGCCTTGCCTTCCGTTCGCGCAACCCCGGCCGGATGCATGCGTGCGGGCACGATGTTCACATGTCGGCGCTGCTCGGAGCCGCTGCCGTCCTCGCGAGGCACCGCTCGGAGCTCCGGGGTGCCGTGAAGCTGCTGTTCCAACCGGCCGAGGAGGAGGGAGAGAAGGGGGGCGCACTGCCGTTCCTCGAACGAGGCTGCTTCGAGCGGCCGAAGGTCGATTACGTCGTGGGCCAGCACGTCGACCCCGCCGTGCCGCTCGGGTCGATCGGCACCCGCGTAGGGCCGGCGATGGCCGCGGCCGACCGCTTCCGGATTCGGATCCGGGGCCATGGGGGCCACGCGGCCGCGCCGCACCTCGGGCCCGACGCCGTGCTCGTCGCCTCGGAGATCGTGGTCGGACTCCAGGCGCTCGTGAGCCGGGTACGCAGCCCGGTCGACCCGGTGGTCGTGAGCGTCGGGCAGATCCACGGCGGCACCCGGCACAACATTCTTCCGGACGAGGTCGTCCTCGACGGCACCGTGCGGACGTTTCGGCCCGCGACCCGCGAACGGATGGAGGTCGCGCTCCGCCGTCGCGTGCGCTCGATCGCCGCCAGCCTGGAGGCCAAGGTGCGGATCGAGTACTACCGAGGGTACCCGGCCCTGTGGAACCCCGCCGGGCCGACGCGGGTGATCACGGGGGCTCTGCGCTCGGAGTTCGGCGTCGGCCGCGTCATCGAGCTCGAGGAGCCGGTGATGGGCGCCGAGGACTTCGCCCGGTACCTAGAGCGTGTGCCCGGGACGTTCTTCCAGCTCGGCGTGGGGGTCGCGGGCCGTTCGGCGGGACTGCACAGCGCCCAGTTCGCTCCGCCCGAGGCCGCTCTCGTTTACGGCGCCGCCGCCCTCTTGGCCGCGACCGAGGCCCTGCAGAGGAACCCCCCGTGA
- a CDS encoding cysteine desulfurase, translating into MNVARARTDFPALRPHPGRSRVAYLDSACMSLVPDPVLRAMEEYYSDYPGCAGRSLHRFSEEVSRRYDAARDAFAEFVGTSASEHVVFLRNATEAINLVASGLDWKKGDRVLVSDQEHNSNLVVWQRLQRERGIRLDILPLSADGSWDAEVLERALSRRIRLVSLFHTSNLDGRSLPIREIAERAHDRGAQTLFDGCQAAPHRAVNFDRLGTDFYALSAHKMLGPTGTGILVGTPQALSGLRPLVIGGETVQWTTLTDHELRPPPYRFEAGLQNYAGIIGAHAGLRYLERIGLEAIESAQRELNREVTEALSGLARVHVLGPENVRDRPSIFGFTIDGIDPHDAALFLDEGWGVLVRSGMHCVHSWYERRGLTGSIRASFYLYNNRGDIAALVHGVRELLERLPSRPDGARPTPPRGRRAPKARVA; encoded by the coding sequence GTGAACGTCGCACGCGCGCGCACCGACTTCCCCGCCCTGCGCCCACACCCGGGGCGATCTCGCGTTGCGTACCTCGACTCCGCGTGCATGTCGCTCGTACCCGATCCGGTCCTGCGCGCGATGGAGGAGTACTACTCCGACTACCCCGGCTGCGCCGGGCGCAGCCTGCACCGCTTTTCCGAGGAGGTCTCACGGCGCTACGACGCCGCGCGGGACGCCTTCGCCGAGTTCGTCGGCACGAGCGCGTCGGAACATGTCGTCTTCCTGCGGAACGCGACCGAGGCGATCAACCTGGTCGCGAGCGGCCTCGACTGGAAGAAGGGCGACCGGGTGCTCGTCTCCGATCAGGAGCACAACTCGAACCTCGTCGTCTGGCAGCGGCTCCAGCGCGAGCGCGGGATCCGGCTCGATATCCTCCCGCTGAGCGCGGACGGGTCGTGGGATGCGGAGGTGCTCGAGCGCGCCCTCTCCCGGAGGATCCGGCTCGTCAGCCTCTTCCACACCTCCAATCTCGACGGTCGCTCGCTTCCGATCCGCGAGATCGCGGAGCGCGCGCACGATCGGGGAGCTCAGACGCTGTTCGACGGCTGCCAGGCGGCCCCGCACCGCGCGGTGAACTTCGATCGCCTCGGCACGGACTTCTACGCCCTCTCGGCCCACAAGATGCTCGGACCCACCGGAACGGGAATCCTCGTGGGCACCCCGCAGGCGCTCTCGGGATTGCGTCCGCTCGTGATCGGGGGGGAGACGGTGCAGTGGACCACGCTCACGGACCACGAACTGCGTCCCCCTCCCTACCGGTTCGAGGCGGGGCTGCAGAACTACGCTGGCATCATCGGAGCCCACGCCGGACTTCGGTACCTCGAGCGGATCGGCCTCGAGGCCATCGAGAGCGCTCAGCGCGAGCTCAACCGCGAGGTGACCGAAGCGCTCTCCGGGCTCGCACGGGTCCACGTCCTCGGACCGGAGAACGTTCGGGACCGCCCCAGCATCTTCGGCTTCACGATCGATGGGATCGATCCCCACGACGCGGCGTTGTTCCTAGACGAGGGCTGGGGAGTGCTCGTCCGCTCCGGCATGCACTGCGTGCACTCCTGGTACGAGCGCCGGGGCCTTACGGGGAGCATTCGCGCATCGTTCTATCTCTACAACAACCGAGGCGACATCGCCGCGCTCGTCCACGGCGTCCGGGAACTGCTCGAGCGCCTGCCCTCGCGGCCGGACGGGGCGCGACCGACGCCGCCACGCGGCCGACGGGCGCCGAAGGCACGTGTCGCATGA
- a CDS encoding VOC family protein, which produces MKGMYIDYTGIRVTDLERAHRFFTGALGLREVRRGTMHHGGIWVLLRDPRSKQHLELNWYPPGSEFATRFVAGEGLDHIGVRVRALPDAARRLRRYGGRLQTQFREGRRVVVAYYRGPDDIWIELIQQ; this is translated from the coding sequence ATGAAGGGGATGTACATCGACTACACAGGAATCCGAGTCACCGATCTCGAGCGCGCGCACCGGTTCTTCACGGGCGCACTCGGACTGCGGGAGGTCCGCCGTGGAACCATGCACCATGGAGGCATCTGGGTCCTTCTGCGCGATCCGCGATCGAAGCAGCACCTCGAGCTGAACTGGTACCCGCCGGGCTCGGAGTTCGCGACCCGCTTCGTCGCGGGTGAGGGTCTCGACCACATCGGTGTTCGGGTCCGGGCCCTGCCCGACGCCGCCCGCCGATTGCGCCGCTACGGAGGGCGGCTCCAGACCCAGTTCCGGGAGGGTCGGCGCGTCGTGGTGGCGTACTATCGCGGGCCGGACGATATCTGGATCGAGCTCATCCAGCAGTAG
- a CDS encoding amidase: MRYPNRPDRRVDPIGAFVPGPRVLRAPTGRGVLNGRTFAVKDVLDIRGERTGSGNPDWRTTHAPARSTAPAVERWLEQGARMVGKTICDELAFSLEGANVHYGTPINSRCPNRLPGGSSSGSAAAVAAGLVDGALGSDTGGSVRNPASFCGIFGFRPTHGRVPVRGMTPLAPSYDTVGWFAGDGPTLQRFGRALSIGRGEPPRQYVLVSDAWDLVERRSARTLRAAAEKLGITDEVRIYDDLPAAWYEAYRVLQGAQIWSEHADWIRRAHPRFGPRTAERLAAARRITRAEVTKQARFRRRVARRVRALVRNGRALVLPASPCIALSRRRSLAERASFYPRALALNSVAGHSGLPEVALPLAEVGGCPIGIGVIAGAHRDESLLALAASDRIAQLLPEATVSPRTLR; this comes from the coding sequence ATGCGCTATCCGAACCGCCCCGACCGCCGCGTGGATCCGATCGGGGCCTTTGTTCCGGGACCGCGCGTCCTCCGTGCCCCGACGGGACGCGGAGTGCTGAACGGACGGACGTTCGCCGTCAAGGACGTGCTGGACATTCGCGGTGAGCGGACCGGTAGCGGGAACCCGGATTGGCGGACCACGCACGCTCCCGCGCGCTCCACTGCGCCGGCCGTCGAGCGATGGCTGGAGCAGGGAGCCCGCATGGTGGGCAAGACGATCTGCGACGAACTTGCGTTCAGCCTGGAGGGAGCGAACGTCCACTATGGAACGCCCATCAATTCTCGCTGCCCGAATCGGCTGCCTGGAGGGTCGTCGAGCGGATCCGCGGCCGCCGTCGCGGCAGGCCTGGTGGACGGAGCGCTCGGTTCCGATACGGGCGGCTCGGTCCGGAACCCCGCGAGCTTCTGCGGTATCTTCGGCTTCCGTCCCACCCACGGACGGGTTCCCGTCCGAGGCATGACTCCGCTCGCCCCGAGTTACGACACGGTCGGCTGGTTCGCGGGCGACGGCCCCACCCTCCAGCGATTCGGCCGCGCGCTGTCCATCGGGAGGGGGGAACCTCCCCGTCAGTACGTGCTCGTGTCGGATGCGTGGGATCTCGTGGAACGGCGATCCGCGCGAACCCTTCGGGCGGCGGCCGAGAAGCTGGGGATCACCGACGAGGTTCGGATCTACGATGACCTCCCCGCGGCATGGTACGAAGCCTACCGCGTGCTCCAAGGCGCCCAGATCTGGTCGGAGCACGCCGACTGGATCCGCCGGGCCCACCCCCGCTTCGGGCCCCGAACGGCCGAGCGGCTCGCGGCCGCCCGCCGGATCACCCGAGCCGAGGTTACGAAGCAGGCGCGATTCCGTCGCCGGGTGGCGCGTCGGGTCCGGGCGCTCGTCCGGAACGGGCGGGCCCTGGTGCTCCCGGCCAGCCCGTGCATCGCACTGTCGCGCCGGCGCTCGCTCGCCGAACGGGCGTCCTTCTATCCTCGCGCCCTCGCGCTCAACTCGGTCGCGGGTCACTCCGGGCTGCCCGAGGTGGCGCTCCCTCTCGCGGAGGTCGGAGGATGCCCGATCGGGATCGGGGTGATCGCCGGCGCCCATCGCGACGAGAGCCTGCTCGCATTGGCCGCCTCCGATCGCATCGCCCAGCTCCTCCCCGAAGCCACGGTCTCCCCGCGAACGCTCCGCTGA
- a CDS encoding MMPL family transporter produces MVWIIILLAIVPMAAFSSQYINYSSSGNGVSGSQSQQAQNLLAQGHPQNSTLFAVVANSSAQYPTPQAFCSQAQSFAAALAQKNYSHYDYTGSICYSEATLLNEIYGSHRSTIVAAHSSFVNYSAEVYAFPQKFYAEWGNQSYTYAGINTAYTKVGGPYSNYTAAFKANLLQNYSTSVAPLSQVNTAIFWSAPPSIPSSGEVSIIVLVSNLQNYTSAYDLETSIGLVLNPAGPIVIAPSVVASFLLPGNGGWNYVLDNGWTDIPFPFEDLFTALRTQYVSPDGTTQILLVIFNVPDSYRSSDNTYPAQIATPGVRNLATEYFGPSAGVTGSGAISYDTQALTASSDFLFALTFVFLAIAVLITLRSWVAPLLTILFVLIGTLFGDVAIFTTGLLFGPVDYLVTYTLEAVTLGIVTDYLVFLLYRYREEVHQGVDPQLAIERATDTAGFAVLTSAIIVAVGLGVLSFIPGLPSWGPVLFIAVMLIGICEATLLPVLTSYIGPRIFLKKARIPGPMKPIETTGFYRASNFSVRRRYLVIALVAVLAIPAIAVALTVPTTYDVTQGLPSSLPSVQAQQQLDSAFGSNQLYPTYVLVQDPSGYLLPDGRISPAGAAQLNATATHILSFSGVKSAIGPYVSGNRTTSATKSAATTFIFDNGTWAYWAVFTNYNPFTNQAMDLVGQMRSNSSWVVGGISAASLDQKNQNNIVYPEIEILIVLLIGVVLGFAFRSLSYPIISLTGVYISISVTIVLLYWISTYLLGQSLIYLIPLILFVILLSLGNDYTVFILSRVVEERKLAEKKIAIPRAIAHSGVVVTSLGLILAVSLGSLGLQPISFLEQLGIAFAISLVIDTFIIRLFYFPAMLAVFGRK; encoded by the coding sequence GTGGTGTGGATCATCATCCTGCTCGCCATCGTTCCGATGGCGGCGTTCTCCTCTCAGTACATCAACTACTCCTCCTCGGGCAACGGCGTCTCGGGGAGCCAGTCGCAGCAGGCGCAGAACCTCCTCGCTCAGGGCCACCCCCAGAACTCGACGCTGTTCGCCGTGGTCGCGAACTCGAGCGCGCAGTACCCGACCCCCCAGGCGTTCTGTTCGCAGGCCCAATCGTTCGCCGCGGCGCTCGCCCAGAAGAACTACTCCCACTACGACTATACGGGCTCGATCTGCTACTCGGAAGCGACGCTCCTCAATGAGATCTACGGATCCCATCGGAGCACGATCGTCGCGGCGCACTCCTCGTTTGTGAACTACTCCGCGGAAGTGTACGCGTTCCCCCAGAAGTTCTACGCCGAGTGGGGGAACCAGAGCTACACCTACGCCGGAATCAACACCGCGTACACGAAGGTGGGCGGGCCGTACTCGAACTACACTGCGGCATTCAAGGCCAACCTCCTTCAGAACTACTCGACCTCGGTCGCCCCGCTCTCCCAGGTCAATACGGCAATCTTCTGGTCGGCACCGCCGAGCATCCCTTCCAGCGGCGAGGTGAGCATCATCGTCCTGGTCTCCAACCTGCAGAACTACACGAGCGCCTACGATCTCGAGACCTCGATCGGGCTCGTGCTGAACCCGGCGGGACCCATCGTGATCGCGCCGAGCGTGGTCGCCTCCTTCCTCCTCCCCGGGAACGGAGGCTGGAACTACGTCCTCGACAACGGCTGGACGGACATTCCGTTCCCCTTCGAGGACCTCTTCACCGCCCTGCGCACCCAGTACGTCAGCCCCGACGGGACCACCCAGATCCTGCTCGTCATCTTCAACGTCCCGGATTCCTACCGCAGTTCCGACAACACCTACCCGGCGCAGATCGCGACCCCGGGCGTCCGCAACCTCGCGACCGAGTACTTCGGCCCCAGCGCGGGGGTCACGGGGAGCGGAGCGATCAGCTACGATACCCAGGCGCTGACCGCCTCCTCCGACTTCCTCTTCGCGCTGACGTTCGTCTTCCTCGCGATCGCCGTTCTCATCACGCTGAGATCCTGGGTCGCGCCGCTCCTCACAATCCTGTTCGTGCTAATCGGCACGCTCTTCGGCGATGTGGCGATCTTCACGACGGGCCTCCTCTTCGGCCCGGTCGACTATCTTGTGACGTACACCCTCGAGGCGGTGACCCTCGGGATCGTCACCGACTATCTGGTGTTCCTCCTGTACCGCTACCGTGAGGAGGTGCACCAGGGCGTCGACCCGCAGCTCGCGATCGAGCGGGCGACGGACACGGCGGGATTCGCCGTGCTCACGAGCGCCATCATCGTCGCGGTCGGCCTCGGCGTCCTCAGTTTCATTCCCGGTCTGCCGAGCTGGGGCCCGGTGCTGTTCATCGCCGTCATGCTGATCGGCATCTGCGAAGCGACCTTGCTCCCCGTCCTGACGAGCTACATCGGGCCCCGGATCTTCCTGAAGAAGGCCCGGATCCCCGGCCCGATGAAGCCCATCGAAACCACCGGGTTCTACCGTGCCTCCAACTTCTCCGTCCGCCGACGCTACCTCGTGATCGCGCTCGTGGCCGTCCTCGCGATCCCCGCCATCGCGGTGGCGCTCACGGTCCCGACGACGTACGACGTGACCCAAGGCTTACCGTCCAGCCTGCCGAGCGTGCAGGCCCAGCAGCAGCTCGACTCCGCGTTCGGGTCGAACCAGCTCTACCCGACGTACGTGCTCGTGCAGGATCCCTCCGGGTACCTCCTCCCCGACGGCCGGATCTCTCCCGCGGGCGCTGCGCAGTTAAACGCGACCGCGACGCACATCCTCAGCTTCTCGGGGGTCAAGTCGGCGATCGGCCCGTACGTCTCCGGGAATCGAACGACCTCCGCCACGAAGTCGGCCGCCACGACGTTCATCTTCGACAATGGCACCTGGGCGTACTGGGCCGTCTTCACGAACTACAATCCGTTCACCAACCAGGCGATGGACCTCGTCGGCCAGATGCGATCGAACTCGAGCTGGGTCGTGGGAGGGATCAGCGCGGCGTCGCTCGACCAGAAGAACCAGAACAACATCGTCTACCCCGAAATCGAGATCCTGATTGTCCTGCTGATCGGGGTCGTTCTTGGCTTCGCCTTCCGCTCGCTGTCCTACCCCATCATCTCCCTCACCGGGGTCTACATCAGCATCTCGGTGACGATCGTGCTCCTGTACTGGATCAGTACGTACCTCCTCGGTCAATCGCTGATCTACCTCATCCCGCTGATCCTGTTCGTGATCCTCCTGTCGCTCGGGAACGATTACACCGTGTTCATCCTCAGCCGGGTCGTGGAGGAGCGAAAGCTGGCGGAGAAGAAGATCGCGATCCCGCGGGCCATCGCCCACTCCGGGGTCGTCGTCACGTCCCTCGGATTGATCCTCGCCGTCTCGCTCGGCTCGCTCGGACTTCAGCCCATCAGCTTCCTCGAGCAACTCGGGATCGCGTTCGCAATCTCGCTCGTCATCGACACGTTCATCATCCGCCTGTTCTACTTCCCGGCGATGCTGGCGGTCTTCGGCCGCAAGTGA